A genomic region of Candidatus Zixiibacteriota bacterium contains the following coding sequences:
- the lpxD gene encoding UDP-3-O-(3-hydroxymyristoyl)glucosamine N-acyltransferase: MPFTVKELAEKIGAEFKGDGATIIESAAPIETAGSGQITFLSNPAYKKFMADSNASAFVLSPDHAIEGKNTIVSDNPYLAFSKIINILYPLPYEENWTIHPTAAISEKALLSDRVEIGPHAVIEEGVKIGNECVIKAGTFIGKNSIIGDNCRIAPNVSIMHETKIGNNVIIHAGTVIGSDGFGFAPTEPGQEYSKIRQVGWVEIGDNVEIGASVTIDRGAVGPTVIERGVKIDNLVQIAHNVKIGENSIIVAQVGISGSTKLGKAVILAGQVGVVGHIEIGDGAIVGAQSGVSKSLEGGKMYFGYPAKPIMETKRIEASLRKLPDLIRRVRKLEEE; this comes from the coding sequence TTGCCGTTTACGGTTAAAGAATTGGCAGAAAAAATCGGGGCGGAATTCAAAGGAGATGGAGCGACGATAATTGAGTCCGCGGCGCCGATTGAAACCGCAGGTTCGGGACAAATCACGTTCTTATCAAATCCCGCTTACAAGAAATTTATGGCCGACTCAAATGCGTCGGCCTTTGTTTTATCTCCCGATCATGCGATTGAAGGTAAAAATACGATTGTCAGCGATAATCCCTATTTGGCATTCTCTAAAATCATTAATATTTTATATCCTCTTCCCTACGAAGAAAACTGGACAATTCATCCCACGGCCGCGATTTCCGAAAAAGCCTTACTATCTGACCGGGTTGAAATCGGGCCTCATGCTGTCATAGAAGAAGGTGTGAAGATTGGTAATGAATGCGTTATCAAGGCCGGCACATTTATAGGCAAAAACTCAATAATAGGCGATAATTGCCGGATTGCTCCCAATGTTTCGATAATGCACGAAACCAAAATCGGGAATAACGTTATAATTCACGCCGGTACCGTAATCGGTTCCGACGGATTTGGATTCGCTCCGACCGAACCGGGTCAGGAATATTCAAAAATCCGCCAAGTGGGATGGGTTGAAATCGGCGATAATGTTGAAATCGGAGCGAGCGTCACGATTGACAGGGGAGCCGTCGGGCCGACAGTGATTGAACGAGGCGTCAAAATTGATAATCTGGTACAAATCGCGCATAATGTGAAGATTGGCGAGAACTCGATTATTGTCGCGCAAGTAGGCATATCAGGCTCGACTAAATTGGGCAAGGCCGTAATCCTGGCCGGGCAGGTTGGTGTCGTGGGACATATTGAAATCGGTGATGGGGCAATTGTCGGAGCGCAATCGGGAGTTTCCAAATCACTCGAAGGCGGTAAAATGTATTTCGGGTATCCGGCCAAACCGATAATGGAAACCAAACGAATCGAAGCCTCCCTCCGCAAACTCCCGGACCTCATCCGCCGCGTCAGGAAACTGGAAGAGGAATAA
- the rplU gene encoding 50S ribosomal protein L21 produces the protein MYAVIETGGTQFTVEEGALVKVPRLDGAVGEKVTIDKVLLISGNKEPVVGNPYVENATVEAELLTQDKDDKVTVYKFKRRTKYRRTKGHRQSYTELKITKINTPA, from the coding sequence ATGTACGCTGTAATCGAAACGGGCGGCACCCAATTTACCGTTGAGGAAGGGGCTCTTGTTAAAGTCCCTCGATTAGACGGTGCGGTCGGAGAAAAGGTGACGATTGATAAGGTTCTTCTGATTTCCGGAAATAAAGAGCCGGTGGTTGGCAATCCGTACGTTGAAAACGCGACGGTTGAGGCGGAGCTATTGACCCAGGATAAGGACGACAAGGTCACCGTTTATAAGTTTAAGAGACGGACCAAATATCGCCGCACCAAAGGTCACAGGCAATCATATACGGAATTAAAAATCACCAAAATCAATACACCGGCGTAA
- a CDS encoding OmpH family outer membrane protein translates to MRKLVRLSIVCFIFALMFGGNAIAQKLAFVDSERIFMSYTEWVRAQEQFAADMKEWDDEAAQMQTELQDMYTEYEKQKLILSADKKAEREAAIVAKEQLLQAFTRDVSAPGGRAERRQNELAQPLLEKITASIEKVAIEENIDFVFNSGGLSYGKKELDITDKVLEILEEGE, encoded by the coding sequence ATGCGGAAACTGGTTAGATTGAGTATTGTGTGTTTCATCTTCGCGTTGATGTTTGGAGGAAATGCGATAGCACAAAAATTGGCGTTTGTCGATTCCGAAAGAATTTTCATGAGTTATACCGAATGGGTTAGAGCCCAGGAGCAATTCGCGGCCGACATGAAGGAATGGGACGATGAAGCGGCCCAAATGCAAACAGAATTACAGGATATGTACACCGAGTATGAAAAACAAAAGCTAATCCTGTCCGCCGACAAGAAAGCCGAAAGAGAGGCCGCAATTGTTGCCAAGGAACAACTATTGCAGGCCTTTACGCGAGATGTTTCGGCGCCGGGCGGGCGGGCTGAAAGAAGACAGAATGAATTGGCTCAACCGCTTCTGGAAAAAATAACGGCATCGATAGAAAAAGTCGCGATTGAAGAAAATATCGATTTCGTTTTTAATTCCGGCGGTTTATCATACGGGAAAAAGGAACTGGATATAACCGATAAGGTTCTTGAGATACTTGAAGAAGGCGAATAG
- a CDS encoding TIR domain-containing protein — translation MARRVFFSFHYRHVWRVNQIRSMPNITGTASAGFQDASLWEGAKKKGVKEIKRMIDKGLENTSVTVVFVTHGTVDRKYINYEINQSLARGNGLVAVQIHHLKDENKQTSSPGAIPYQIKANGFKAYKYTNKEALARWINEAAKIAGR, via the coding sequence ATGGCAAGACGTGTATTCTTTAGTTTCCACTACAGGCATGTATGGAGAGTTAATCAAATAAGGAGTATGCCAAACATAACGGGTACTGCCTCAGCAGGGTTTCAGGATGCATCTCTTTGGGAGGGTGCAAAAAAGAAAGGTGTCAAAGAAATAAAGCGTATGATCGACAAAGGTTTGGAGAATACCTCGGTCACGGTAGTGTTCGTAACTCATGGTACGGTGGATAGAAAATACATAAACTACGAAATCAATCAGTCACTCGCCCGTGGCAATGGTCTAGTAGCAGTTCAGATCCATCACCTTAAAGACGAAAACAAGCAAACTAGCTCGCCTGGTGCCATACCTTACCAGATAAAGGCTAACGGATTCAAGGCGTATAAATATACTAATAAAGAAGCGTTAGCTCGCTGGATTAATGAAGCAGCTAAGATAGCAGGCAGGTGA
- a CDS encoding toll/interleukin-1 receptor domain-containing protein codes for MNIILYQDNTINVNFNCIITNFRKLAPELKLIKGKAQFSIEGSIVSSPKSYNDLSPEIDTECNDSDLIFLSTSKMYDNNYFCDNFYKKSIVSFSGWEHLTDVPINNGAVYFICAILIRVLNVGIRHDENTGCINDYWMDKTGIDIGMKAGIICPKCMDHYKNNTTSIGDKLLPQITAILHELSIASQDNMDICKYWQLRSTQDNYDVFLCHNSEDKTEIREMNTRLKEKGIRTWLDEEQLPPGCLWQDVLEEQIPQIKTAAVIVGQSGVGPWQHMEIRIFLQEFIRRRCPVIPVILQDCVDVPKLPLFLNQLVWVDFRKKEPEPFSQLLWGIKGKKM; via the coding sequence ATGAATATTATTCTATATCAGGATAACACGATAAATGTGAACTTTAATTGCATAATCACGAACTTCAGAAAGTTGGCGCCGGAATTAAAATTAATAAAAGGTAAGGCACAATTCTCTATTGAAGGTTCAATTGTTTCGTCACCAAAAAGTTACAATGACCTGTCTCCGGAAATAGATACTGAATGTAATGATTCTGATCTGATATTTCTTTCCACGTCAAAGATGTACGATAATAATTATTTTTGCGATAACTTTTATAAAAAATCAATCGTTTCATTTTCTGGTTGGGAGCATCTAACAGATGTGCCAATAAACAATGGAGCAGTTTATTTTATATGCGCCATTCTTATTCGCGTTCTTAATGTTGGAATTAGACATGATGAAAACACTGGCTGTATAAATGATTATTGGATGGATAAGACTGGCATCGATATTGGGATGAAGGCAGGTATAATTTGCCCAAAATGCATGGATCATTACAAAAATAATACTACAAGTATTGGGGATAAACTCCTTCCTCAAATAACAGCCATTTTGCATGAGCTTAGTATAGCATCACAAGATAATATGGATATTTGTAAATATTGGCAATTAAGATCTACTCAAGATAATTATGATGTATTCCTTTGCCATAATAGTGAAGATAAAACCGAAATTCGAGAAATGAATACAAGACTAAAAGAAAAAGGTATCAGAACATGGTTAGATGAGGAACAGTTGCCGCCTGGGTGTCTTTGGCAGGATGTCTTGGAGGAACAAATTCCTCAAATTAAAACGGCTGCTGTTATTGTTGGTCAGAGTGGTGTTGGGCCTTGGCAACATATGGAGATAAGGATATTTTTGCAGGAATTTATAAGACGGCGTTGTCCTGTTATTCCCGTTATTCTCCAAGATTGTGTCGACGTCCCGAAGCTACCTCTATTTTTAAACCAACTGGTTTGGGTTGATTTTAGGAAAAAAGAACCAGAACCATTTAGTCAATTACTATGGGGAATCAAAGGGAAAAAGATGTAA
- a CDS encoding ankyrin repeat domain-containing protein: protein MHWWTSLHLAVRKNRKAIAELLIAKGADVEIRDNYQRTPFSLVAHQTGNVEIAKLFIQNRADINAKDRDD from the coding sequence ATTCATTGGTGGACCTCACTACATTTGGCGGTGCGAAAGAACCGTAAAGCCATTGCTGAGCTGTTGATTGCGAAAGGTGCCGATGTTGAAATCCGGGATAATTATCAACGTACACCATTTTCGCTTGTGGCGCATCAGACAGGTAATGTAGAGATTGCAAAATTATTTATCCAAAACAGAGCTGATATTAACGCAAAAGATCGTGATGACTAA
- the bamA gene encoding outer membrane protein assembly factor BamA → MDLLKIRDGIRGIIFSGAIALASVIIINASAAAQQYQQYKIVDIQVTGNVNSSETMIKNIAAFALGGTLKGTEVQGAVKSLYAQGIFRDITVEIEPVTAGIIIIIRVSEYPQLTSINYDGNDKIKDKDLEELLRLAPGGFISDHLAMQAKAKIEAEYMSKGYFMAIANPELKYSEDSTQADLTFKIKEYSKIKVEKVYLTGTERLKAEDVVKQMSNRKHGFLRSSDFKKEKYPEDLDKIIEYCNKKGFVDAYIKSDSFVIDTARNRMSVYIDMYEGPRYYFGKAEFSGNEIYSSERLSKVLKHDEGKIFNQEKYDESLGELYGAYQEEGYLHVRILDERKTRDSTIDISYRIIEGLPSEVRMIKIAGNTKTKEKVIRREMFIRPGDTFRRSLLMRSLREVMQLNYFADVVPDIRNLPSGDVDLILKVEEKPTGQVSAGAGYSGQDKLVGTFGLGIPNFRGNGQNVSMNIDFGSRRNSISLGFTEPWFFGTPTSVGGDIYNLNRRWYEDFTEGRRGGAVRLGRRLRWPDNYFKVFWRYRVEDVRYFDFSDSFRGRSGDIVFDSDGNQTYIPNSGSLINFNEEWLRTSATSLTIERDSRDLPIFSTDGSRVSYTGEYAGGILGGQWEYYKHLFIAQRFIPLGWNFAFVSKFRFGYISADNNDKIPYSERFSPGGVDPDGMVRGYPDASLSPRGPGGSFDRGIAEVIYNFELQFPLVEQQIYVLGFADAGAAWESKRDIKLFSGLARGAGIGFRLVVPGVGVIGFDFGYAFDEVYGESGGWKPHFQIGQGF, encoded by the coding sequence ATGGACTTATTGAAGATCAGGGACGGGATAAGAGGAATTATATTTTCCGGCGCGATTGCTCTGGCGTCGGTAATTATTATTAATGCTTCGGCCGCCGCTCAGCAGTATCAGCAATACAAAATTGTTGATATTCAGGTGACCGGCAATGTCAATTCTTCTGAAACCATGATAAAAAATATCGCGGCGTTTGCGCTGGGCGGGACTCTGAAAGGAACCGAGGTTCAGGGAGCGGTAAAGAGCCTCTATGCTCAGGGGATATTCCGTGATATTACCGTGGAAATCGAACCGGTTACCGCCGGAATCATTATCATTATCAGGGTTAGCGAATATCCTCAACTCACCAGCATTAATTATGACGGCAACGATAAGATAAAAGACAAGGATCTGGAAGAGCTGTTGCGATTGGCTCCGGGCGGATTCATATCGGATCATCTGGCAATGCAGGCCAAGGCCAAAATCGAAGCGGAATATATGTCCAAGGGATATTTTATGGCCATAGCCAATCCGGAATTGAAATATTCGGAAGATTCGACTCAGGCTGATTTGACTTTTAAGATAAAAGAATACAGTAAAATAAAAGTCGAAAAGGTTTATCTGACCGGCACGGAGCGGTTAAAGGCTGAGGATGTCGTTAAGCAGATGTCGAACCGCAAGCACGGTTTTTTGCGATCGTCTGATTTCAAGAAAGAAAAATACCCGGAAGATTTAGACAAGATTATCGAATACTGCAATAAAAAAGGATTTGTTGACGCATATATAAAATCGGATTCATTCGTTATCGATACGGCTCGCAACCGAATGAGCGTATACATCGATATGTATGAGGGGCCTCGATATTATTTTGGCAAAGCCGAATTTTCGGGCAATGAAATCTATAGCTCCGAGCGGCTGTCAAAAGTCCTCAAGCATGATGAAGGCAAAATTTTTAACCAGGAAAAATATGATGAATCGCTCGGGGAATTATATGGGGCGTACCAGGAAGAAGGTTATTTGCATGTTCGGATTCTCGATGAGCGCAAAACCCGTGATTCAACGATTGATATTTCTTACCGGATAATTGAGGGATTGCCTTCGGAAGTTCGCATGATTAAAATCGCCGGCAACACCAAGACAAAAGAAAAAGTAATTCGCCGGGAAATGTTCATTCGCCCGGGGGATACATTTCGCCGGTCGCTCCTTATGCGCTCTCTTCGCGAAGTGATGCAGTTGAATTATTTCGCTGACGTCGTGCCTGATATTAGAAATTTGCCGTCCGGCGATGTTGATTTGATATTGAAAGTTGAAGAAAAGCCGACCGGTCAGGTTTCGGCCGGGGCCGGTTATTCAGGGCAGGATAAGTTGGTCGGGACTTTTGGCTTGGGTATCCCGAACTTCAGGGGCAACGGTCAAAATGTGAGCATGAATATCGATTTCGGTTCTCGGCGGAATTCGATATCGCTTGGCTTTACCGAACCCTGGTTTTTCGGCACGCCGACATCAGTCGGTGGCGATATATATAATTTAAACCGCCGGTGGTATGAAGATTTTACCGAAGGACGGCGCGGTGGAGCAGTCCGATTGGGACGGCGTCTGAGGTGGCCGGATAACTATTTCAAAGTTTTCTGGAGATATCGCGTCGAAGATGTGCGCTATTTTGATTTTTCAGATAGCTTCCGGGGCCGCAGCGGAGATATTGTATTTGATTCCGATGGTAATCAAACATACATACCCAATAGCGGCTCGCTTATCAATTTTAATGAGGAATGGCTGAGAACTTCAGCGACTTCGCTTACCATCGAACGCGATAGCCGTGATTTGCCGATATTTTCCACGGATGGTTCACGCGTATCATACACGGGCGAATACGCCGGAGGAATTTTGGGCGGTCAATGGGAATATTATAAACACCTGTTTATTGCCCAAAGATTTATTCCACTGGGATGGAATTTCGCTTTTGTCAGTAAATTCAGATTCGGTTATATCAGCGCTGATAATAATGACAAAATACCCTATTCCGAGCGTTTTTCGCCGGGCGGGGTCGATCCCGACGGCATGGTGCGCGGATACCCCGACGCTTCGCTTTCTCCCCGGGGACCGGGCGGAAGTTTTGATCGAGGAATAGCGGAGGTAATTTATAATTTTGAACTTCAGTTCCCTCTCGTGGAACAGCAAATATATGTCCTGGGTTTTGCCGATGCCGGAGCGGCCTGGGAAAGTAAAAGAGATATTAAGCTGTTTTCCGGCCTGGCCCGAGGAGCCGGAATCGGATTTCGATTGGTAGTCCCGGGAGTCGGTGTTATAGGATTTGACTTCGGTTACGCCTTCGACGAGGTTTACGGCGAATCTGGAGGTTGGAAACCTCATTTCCAGATCGGGCAGGGATTTTAA
- a CDS encoding ankyrin repeat domain-containing protein, protein MRKSTLLIALLLFAAASTLHAQEIFDAVKANDLSTVKRLITKDLSLVNQKDNYDNTLLHIAADSGYVKIAEYLLGEGADISTKNAEGNTPLHLAALFGHVGVSELFIQNKADLNAVNVQLYTPLHSAVFNGQDDLSRLCIEKGVDIER, encoded by the coding sequence ATGCGTAAATCAACTTTATTAATAGCTCTACTTCTGTTTGCAGCAGCTTCAACATTACATGCGCAGGAAATTTTCGATGCGGTCAAAGCCAACGATCTTTCAACTGTAAAGCGTTTAATCACAAAAGATTTATCGCTTGTTAACCAAAAAGACAACTACGATAACACACTCCTTCATATCGCCGCAGATAGTGGTTATGTTAAAATTGCGGAATATCTTCTTGGTGAAGGTGCTGATATAAGTACCAAAAACGCAGAGGGAAATACTCCTCTGCATCTGGCCGCGTTATTCGGCCATGTCGGCGTATCAGAGCTTTTTATTCAGAATAAAGCGGATCTTAATGCCGTCAATGTTCAGTTGTACACACCTCTTCACTCGGCAGTTTTCAATGGTCAGGATGATTTATCCCGACTATGTATTGAAAAAGGTGTGGATATAGAAAGGTAG
- a CDS encoding tetratricopeptide repeat protein: MKNCKEIIIILMVFALFLPTVICAQEADKISAAPIIEETLKDFGIDAAIVKFREIRAQEESYSVLQAELLRLGGNLRREGKIQEAIAVFNMTIEAFPNSDQAYFGLGRAYRSLGLNDKDLESTNRAYDIRNAGRLADFILKNKISIAKNAEQVIDRYLQAIGGKENLVKIKTIKLTLTGLNAVNQEAAFFRYYKYPHFCRQTVVRSGNSNVTDGKKVWRVTSEGWKENPQSNFKYFPDIYGDFIDYKERGISYKLLGIEAIDSRVMYRLLKTHKDGHTREYYFSAESGLFVMERRDFGIGKDIKRHYDWREVEGILFPHMFVVTSKVGLGNSHGAIIKEIKINETLDDSLFIEL, translated from the coding sequence ATGAAGAATTGCAAAGAAATAATAATAATACTCATGGTATTCGCGCTATTCCTGCCAACGGTGATATGCGCACAGGAGGCAGATAAAATCTCGGCGGCACCAATAATAGAGGAAACTCTAAAGGATTTTGGCATTGACGCGGCTATTGTAAAATTCAGGGAAATACGTGCACAAGAGGAAAGCTATTCCGTACTACAAGCTGAATTATTAAGGCTTGGAGGTAATCTTCGGAGAGAGGGCAAAATTCAGGAAGCTATTGCCGTATTTAACATGACCATAGAAGCTTTTCCGAATTCCGATCAGGCTTATTTCGGATTAGGTCGAGCCTATCGCTCATTAGGGCTGAACGATAAGGATTTGGAGAGTACTAACCGTGCTTATGACATCAGGAATGCCGGAAGGCTCGCCGATTTCATTTTAAAAAATAAAATCTCTATAGCTAAAAATGCTGAACAAGTTATTGACAGGTATCTCCAGGCTATTGGTGGCAAAGAAAACCTGGTCAAAATAAAAACTATTAAGCTAACCCTGACCGGCCTCAATGCAGTCAATCAGGAAGCGGCTTTCTTTCGTTATTACAAATATCCACATTTTTGTCGTCAGACCGTGGTCAGGAGTGGTAATTCAAATGTAACGGATGGCAAGAAAGTCTGGAGAGTAACTTCCGAAGGATGGAAGGAGAACCCACAAAGCAATTTCAAATATTTTCCTGATATTTATGGTGATTTTATTGATTACAAGGAGAGAGGCATTTCCTACAAGTTGCTTGGTATAGAAGCTATCGATTCGAGGGTGATGTATCGCTTATTGAAAACTCACAAAGACGGACACACAAGAGAATATTATTTTTCTGCGGAATCCGGCCTGTTTGTTATGGAACGCCGTGATTTCGGGATCGGCAAAGATATTAAACGACATTATGATTGGCGGGAGGTTGAGGGTATCCTCTTCCCCCACATGTTTGTAGTTACAAGTAAGGTTGGCCTCGGGAATTCGCACGGGGCTATTATTAAAGAAATCAAGATCAATGAAACTCTGGATGATTCGCTATTCATTGAATTATAG
- a CDS encoding serine hydrolase — protein MAVKDKFKQPRIRTMNTRRIREVALMLILLSLISYLFVSCGSDSKDPVGPVNPPDTGFEWTIAPPEEHGFDPALLDTLTDRINSGNLGRITSLLIARSGNLVYEQYFRGYELNNLVSIYSCTKSVTSALMGIAIGEESIGGVDDRLFDYLDGYTLFPPDMIDSLNREGITLEHLLTMTAGFSWKELEVPYGDTGNSYNKMVNSDNWIQFVLNQPIVSEPGTTFEYSTGLSGLMAVILENSTGQQVDDYAREKIFRHIGIDTCVWRMSPRGIPMTGSGLKLRPRDMAKFGWLYSQNGVWDGDTIVPSWWVQASHQIHSTSPNGREYGYQWWLVQFTDDQGNPFYMPYALGYGGQHIFVPPVYDMVIVVTADDDQNVSSNYILEIIDRIDQAFTP, from the coding sequence ATGGCTGTCAAAGATAAGTTCAAGCAACCGAGAATCAGGACGATGAATACCAGGAGAATTCGGGAAGTAGCTCTGATGCTCATTCTTCTATCTCTGATTTCTTACCTTTTTGTTTCCTGTGGGAGCGATTCGAAGGACCCTGTTGGTCCCGTTAATCCGCCGGATACCGGCTTTGAATGGACGATTGCTCCACCCGAAGAGCATGGCTTTGATCCTGCCCTGCTGGATACTTTGACCGACAGGATAAATTCCGGGAATCTCGGCCGTATCACCAGTCTGCTGATAGCCCGGAGCGGCAATCTGGTGTATGAGCAATACTTCCGAGGATATGAGCTTAACAATCTGGTAAGTATATATTCCTGCACCAAAAGTGTGACATCGGCCTTGATGGGCATCGCAATCGGCGAAGAGAGTATTGGCGGTGTCGACGACAGGCTCTTTGATTACCTTGATGGATATACTCTTTTTCCGCCTGACATGATCGATAGCTTGAATAGAGAAGGCATTACCCTGGAACACCTGCTGACCATGACGGCCGGGTTTTCCTGGAAGGAGTTGGAGGTGCCATACGGTGATACGGGAAACAGTTACAATAAGATGGTAAACAGTGATAACTGGATACAGTTTGTCTTAAATCAGCCCATCGTATCCGAACCAGGCACCACTTTTGAGTATAGTACGGGGCTGTCAGGATTGATGGCGGTCATCTTGGAGAACAGCACCGGCCAGCAAGTTGATGATTACGCGCGGGAAAAGATCTTCCGGCACATAGGTATCGATACGTGTGTCTGGCGAATGAGTCCGAGAGGAATTCCTATGACCGGGAGTGGACTAAAACTCAGACCTCGTGACATGGCGAAATTCGGCTGGCTGTATTCTCAGAATGGCGTGTGGGATGGTGACACTATCGTGCCAAGTTGGTGGGTACAGGCATCCCATCAGATACATAGCACGTCGCCGAACGGACGGGAATATGGATATCAGTGGTGGCTGGTACAGTTTACAGATGACCAGGGCAATCCGTTTTACATGCCATATGCTCTCGGCTATGGCGGTCAGCATATCTTCGTCCCACCAGTCTATGACATGGTTATCGTCGTTACCGCGGATGATGATCAAAATGTCAGCAGTAACTACATACTTGAGATCATTGACCGTATAGATCAGGCATTCACCCCATGA
- a CDS encoding cupin domain-containing protein — translation MANKVNIAEKLASFNEHWSPKIVGELNGQYVKVVKFKGEYVWHHHDNEDELFLVIRGGMEIHLSDSVINLSEGEFYIVPRGVEHKPVAAEECHALLFEPATTRNTGNVDHKYTIEPDDLEKL, via the coding sequence ATGGCAAATAAAGTTAACATCGCCGAGAAATTGGCATCTTTCAATGAACATTGGTCACCGAAAATTGTAGGTGAACTCAATGGTCAGTATGTTAAAGTCGTTAAGTTCAAGGGCGAATACGTTTGGCATCATCATGACAATGAGGATGAGCTTTTTCTGGTTATAAGGGGCGGTATGGAAATTCATCTTTCGGATTCGGTAATTAATCTTTCTGAGGGTGAATTTTACATTGTGCCGCGCGGGGTGGAACATAAGCCCGTCGCCGCCGAGGAATGCCATGCTTTGCTTTTTGAACCGGCAACAACCCGCAATACCGGTAATGTAGATCATAAATATACTATCGAGCCTGACGATCTTGAGAAACTATAA